The following are from one region of the Abiotrophia defectiva ATCC 49176 genome:
- a CDS encoding AI-2E family transporter, which produces MARYDKYIMKYIGLITLIVLVVWNWNSIMGLVGSIYKTLGPIINGAIFAYILNLLMVRYERLLSKLQVKMPLIKELKRPVSMLLSLLTFVLAVIMILVLVLPQLSTAISRFIEVIPSVSTWLQKAIEEYDAYFPQLQTLMSQLNINWGSLIQQSMTVLNSLSSNFLNITFTTITGVASNTINSILSLMVALYILGSKERLLLQGKRLIMAYLKPSHAQTLLDIIRLMNESFTNFFVGMTLEGIILGSLVTVAASIFNLPYAGMLGVIAGVMALIPIIGGYISAAVGTLMLLAVSPSQALFYLVMVIIIMQLEGNLIYPRVVGGSIGLPGLWVLVAFTVGGGLMGISGMILGIPLAATLYKLLGRDVLMREKRQTLTILE; this is translated from the coding sequence ATGGCACGCTACGATAAATATATTATGAAATACATTGGTTTAATCACCCTCATTGTCTTGGTTGTATGGAACTGGAATTCCATTATGGGCTTAGTCGGCTCAATCTATAAGACTTTAGGACCAATTATTAACGGGGCTATTTTTGCCTACATCTTGAATCTACTTATGGTTCGCTACGAAAGGCTTTTGTCTAAGTTACAGGTAAAAATGCCGTTGATTAAAGAACTGAAGCGACCAGTATCGATGCTCTTATCCCTCTTGACTTTTGTCTTGGCGGTTATTATGATTCTGGTCCTAGTCTTACCACAGTTATCGACCGCTATTAGTCGTTTTATTGAGGTAATTCCAAGTGTCAGCACTTGGCTACAGAAGGCGATTGAAGAGTATGATGCTTATTTTCCTCAGCTGCAGACCCTCATGTCACAGCTTAATATCAACTGGGGTAGCCTGATTCAACAATCCATGACAGTTCTTAACAGCTTGTCTTCTAACTTCTTAAACATTACCTTTACGACAATTACTGGGGTGGCATCTAATACTATTAACTCCATCCTGTCCTTGATGGTTGCCCTCTATATTTTGGGGTCTAAGGAACGTCTTTTACTACAAGGTAAGCGGCTCATTATGGCCTACTTGAAACCTAGCCACGCTCAGACTCTCTTAGATATTATTCGCCTAATGAATGAATCCTTCACTAATTTCTTCGTGGGGATGACCTTGGAAGGCATCATTCTGGGCAGCCTAGTCACTGTTGCAGCCAGCATCTTCAATCTGCCATATGCGGGTATGTTAGGAGTGATTGCTGGGGTTATGGCCTTAATTCCTATTATTGGTGGCTATATCTCTGCAGCAGTAGGGACTCTCATGCTATTGGCTGTTTCACCAAGCCAGGCGCTCTTTTATCTGGTCATGGTCATCATTATCATGCAACTGGAAGGGAACCTAATCTATCCACGTGTGGTGGGAGGTTCTATTGGGTTACCAGGTCTCTGGGTCTTAGTGGCCTTCACAGTCGGTGGGGGCTTAATGGGGATTTCAGGCATGATTCTTGGGATTCCATTAGCAGCGACCCTTTACAAATTATTAGGTCGTGACGTTCTTATGCGGGAGAAACGCCAAACCTTGACTATTCTTGAATAA
- a CDS encoding DUF6612 family protein, whose protein sequence is MKHLTKQLLVGCLGLIFLVNYMGQSVAARPPILDASSEVSSNEESSKASEGGSLISEESERMTFPELQDKLEQARQKVLSVKLTAKTSRKTKEFSVPSEDAYIAWNKFEASDDQKSEPILSFNHEEFNLAGILKFEYYLTKKAQDDYLLYTKSEANQNSYRQITYPFAYVNYQDILTSIILLDAPYAKVELKDSSYHVYISDKDQSLTHLFLFSIGRDKVGQEKSSLELVIDQKDFNLKGLNYYYQDDQEQRSAELSVADINQVSEKDLTLAPWTQEAVLEEDSSSDRTESSDETSEATDSSQSRESSPKASQIMEEAWRERLLSSVFMSFEKIILSDDKTNVTALEGDMAYDKVGQIIGLHYFGILDHGYPDGRFVEIIKSLNDKTFYGRLNTQWYTISTAKTEDIKPEYQRLMTVLADKKLTEKMTVEESETSYLLKLQGHDLGLLGDLSRDLLMDLTETDSNERQGKFSLTVEVSKKEHYLQSLDLKVETQIEGSPHIQHAKISFSRHNKVSDMKFELPSEAKDARPIEELSSSEESNW, encoded by the coding sequence ATGAAACACTTGACTAAGCAATTGTTAGTTGGCTGTTTAGGATTAATTTTTCTTGTCAACTATATGGGCCAAAGTGTCGCTGCACGCCCACCTATTTTAGATGCTTCCTCTGAGGTAAGTTCTAATGAGGAAAGTTCTAAAGCAAGTGAGGGAGGTTCATTGATATCTGAAGAGTCTGAGCGTATGACCTTCCCTGAATTACAGGATAAGCTAGAGCAAGCGCGACAAAAGGTTTTAAGTGTTAAACTTACAGCAAAGACCTCTCGAAAAACTAAGGAGTTTTCTGTGCCAAGTGAAGATGCCTATATAGCCTGGAACAAATTTGAAGCCAGTGATGACCAGAAGAGTGAGCCGATTCTTTCCTTTAATCATGAAGAATTCAATTTGGCTGGCATACTTAAATTTGAGTATTACTTGACTAAGAAAGCTCAAGATGACTATCTTTTGTATACGAAATCAGAGGCTAATCAGAATAGCTATAGGCAGATAACTTACCCCTTTGCCTATGTCAATTACCAGGATATTCTTACGTCCATTATTTTACTTGATGCCCCATACGCTAAGGTTGAACTTAAAGATTCGAGTTATCATGTCTACATCAGTGACAAGGACCAGTCCTTAACCCACCTTTTCCTCTTTAGTATTGGGCGAGATAAAGTAGGCCAAGAAAAAAGTAGTCTTGAGCTTGTCATCGACCAGAAGGATTTTAATCTTAAGGGCTTAAACTATTACTATCAAGACGATCAAGAACAGCGGTCCGCAGAGCTATCGGTAGCAGATATTAATCAAGTCTCCGAGAAAGATCTGACCTTGGCTCCATGGACGCAAGAGGCTGTCTTGGAAGAGGACAGCAGTTCTGATAGGACTGAATCAAGTGATGAAACAAGTGAAGCTACTGACTCCAGCCAAAGTCGTGAGTCCTCTCCTAAGGCTAGTCAAATCATGGAAGAAGCATGGCGAGAGCGGCTACTTTCTTCGGTTTTCATGTCCTTCGAGAAAATTATCCTATCTGATGACAAGACCAATGTCACAGCCTTAGAAGGTGACATGGCCTATGATAAGGTTGGGCAAATAATTGGTCTTCATTACTTTGGTATTCTAGATCATGGCTATCCTGATGGCCGGTTCGTTGAAATCATCAAGAGCTTGAATGACAAAACCTTTTATGGGCGTCTCAATACCCAATGGTACACGATATCGACAGCTAAAACAGAGGATATCAAACCAGAATACCAGCGCCTGATGACAGTCTTAGCAGACAAAAAGCTAACTGAAAAAATGACCGTTGAAGAATCGGAAACAAGTTACTTGTTGAAATTGCAAGGCCATGACCTTGGCCTCCTTGGTGATTTGTCAAGAGACTTGCTAATGGATTTGACGGAGACAGACTCAAATGAAAGGCAAGGCAAGTTTAGTTTGACTGTAGAGGTTTCTAAAAAGGAACATTATCTCCAATCACTTGATTTGAAGGTAGAGACCCAAATAGAAGGGAGCCCCCACATCCAGCATGCTAAAATTTCCTTTAGTCGCCATAATAAGGTCTCAGATATGAAATTTGAGCTTCCTAGCGAGGCCAAAGATGCTAGACCAATTGAAGAGCTCTCATCTTCTGAAGAATCGAATTGGTAA